AAGTTGAGGCCTGTTGTAGGCTCGCGAGGAGGAAGATTTGTCGCCATTGTCGTTTCTGTTCGAGTTCGATGAAGAAGATTCGTCCGCCAGGCGCAATTGCGTCGTAGAAAAGGTCCGGATGCAGGTCTTGATTGCGACCACGTCAGGTTTTATGCGGCTGCTCGCCGATCGCAGCGCCGATTGATGCATTTTCGGGGGAGGCGCGAATTGTGTCGGGCTTCGCGATCAATGTCTGTTGAAAGTGGTGAGCTTCGTCCCTGACCTCGAGGTTGATCTTGCCAGGAGCTCGCTCTCGCAGAAAAATCTTCGTTACGTAAGCATTTCAGGCATGGTCCGTGCTTGAACTGGTAGTGCAAGGGTCAATCACGGGCAAGTCGATGACCGTACCTGAGGTGAGTTCACGACGAACTTAAGAGAACTGTATACTAAAACTTCGCACACGCGTGGAGAATGATTTTTAACCATGTTAATATGGGTATCTTTGCATTACAATACTCCGAGTCAGGAATATCAAAAAAGATACGCTGAAGATATTCGTCAGTAGGATCTGTTGCCCACTTAGATTCCATATGCCCCGTGACTCGTCCTCGCATCATGTGCGTTCCCGCCTCAATACTCCAAGTCTCGTGCTTCCAAATGCCTTGCTCCTCTCAAATGCAAGTCTTATGCACACTGAAACAAACCAATACCTTCTCCCAAGTCTTTTTGGTCAGTTGTCCCTCCTTGAACGCCCCCGGCCTGTTCTCTAGTACTACCGCACCTCTCTGGTGCAATAGCGAGTCTTGGCGGAAAAAGGAGAAAAATGAAAAATGCAAGGACCCAATTCGAAAAATGAATAAAACGGTGATCCAACTCCAGCGGCCTCTTGCCATCGCTTCGGACAGGACCGCATGCGGTTCAAAGGCTTTATGCGAACGCAGCCTCTATGGGCGTGTTCCTACTCAAGCCAGGGGTGCGGCCTCGGTAGGAGGTGGTGCATTGTACATCGTAACCAATTCCTTCACCTTGGGCAGCAAGTCCGGTATTCTAAAAGGCTTCGAAATCACGTCGTCCTGTGTCATCATGTTAGTGAAGTTCGATATGTGCAGTTTGGAGGTCCACTCACGATACCGGCGGCTTTCGCGCTCTCGATCTGCTCTGGCCGCGCGTATGCCGTGACAGCAATGATTGGTATGTGCCTAGTCAAAGTGCCTTCCCTCTCCAATTCACGGATACGTTTCGTACACGTGATTCCATCCATGACCGGCATCTCCAGGTCCATAAGAATGACGCTGAGATCAAAGCCCTCAGCCTCGTTGCCAGCCCAGAAACGGGACTTCTTGAGCTGTTCGAGGGCCTCGCCTCCGTGGTTAGCGACGTATGTAGTGTTGCCGCAGCTTGTGAGTTGCTTCCGCAGAACCCTCTGATTAACAATGTTGTCCTCCACAATCAAAACATCGTACAGCGGCGTCGCAGGGGCCACCGGCTTCTTGATAGAAGCCCTTCTAGGCAGGGTTGTGAGCGGAGGCGTCGATGGTGCGGAAGTTGGCTCGCTTTTGACTGGTTGCGCCAAGTTGAGCGCCGAGAGAGACGGCGACTCCAGACTAGGTGATTCCGTCTTGCGACACTTGACGTAGAATGCGAAAGTGCTGCCGATTCCCTTCTCGGAGACAACACCAATCTGGCCGCCCTGTAATTCGGCAAGCATGCGAGAGATGAAGAGACCGAGTCCCGAGCCACCATACTGCACGTGGGTGCGCGGCGATGCCTGGGAGAACCGCTGGAAGAGTAGCTTTTTCTCATCTTCGCGGAGACCAGGGCCTGTGTCTTGGACTGAGAAATGGAGGTTGATTTCCTCTCCTGTTCCCCAATCCTTCTCCTGGGTCAAAGCCCGAACGTCCTCCTTCTCTTTACGGGTCGGGAAAAATGACACTCCTTTTTGGGTAACCTCGGTGATATTCTTGGATGCGCTCATCTTCATGGTAATTTCGCGTTTCTCACGGCCTTGGGTGAATTTGATGGCGTTGGTCATGAGGTTAATCAGAACCTGCCTCAGCCTAGATGGATCCAACTTGACCCAGTCGACAGCGTGAGTGCTGTAGGCTTTGTCTACCGAGAAGTCTAGCTTGATCTCATGTGTGTTTAACTCCGACTCGAACATCTTGATGACGTGTTTGACAATCGTGACCGGGTGCGAGTCGACGGGTGTCACAAGCAGAAGTTGCGAGTCGAGCTTCGAAAGGGTAAGCACATCATCGACAATACGTTTCTGATGGCTGGCGCATAGGTTGATGGTGCTGGCGGCTTCGGTACAGCTTTCCAACAGGGTGTCGAGTTGTGTCGGATCCTGCGGTTGAGCGCGGTACTCTGTGATACTGTTGACGATTTCATCAGCACACTGGAGGACCGCACTCAATGGATTCCGCATTTCGTGACTCGTGATGTCGATGAAGTTCTCTTGTTGGCGTTTGAGCTCGACTGCCTCTTCTCTGCGTTGCTTCTGGAAATCCTCGGCCCATTTTTGAGGCGAAATATCGGTGATGCAACCAAAGATACTCTTCAGGTCGCCCTCTTGATTCTGCTCTGGGAAAGCACTCATGAGGACCCAGGTATCGATGGTGTTCATCCCGTTCTGGCGGCTGCATTTGAACCTAAACTCAATGGTGATGGCTTCCTTGTCTTCAATGAGCTTCCTCCAAGCAAGTTCGACGCCCGATCGATCTTCATCCCTCACACTTTGCATCCATGTGTTGACACTGTCTTCTGTTCTGGGATGCCTGGAAATTTGCCACCACATATCGTTGGCAAAGTTGATGAGGCCCTTGTCGTTAGCAATGAACATGCCGACCGGTGCGAATTCTGCCATTCGCGAGAACTTGTACTCGCTCTCGACTGCCTCTTGTGTTCTCAAATAGAGTTCCATTTGCAATTCTTGACGATCCATCGCGGCCAAGCGAGCAGCCCTCTGTCCTCTTCTGATCTCCTCTTCGAAAAGTACGACCGATGCCATGGACGTCGCAAGTTGTCTCGACAAGAGATGGATAAAAAGCTGATAGTCTTCGTCATAGGGTCGACGGGGGTTGGTGCCCAAGACGATGAAGCCAACGACCGACTCACCGGCTGTGGTAGGGTGGACAGGCAAGATAACGATAGTCCTACTTGGGTCACCGAAGCCTCGCCACTCCAAGCCTTCAAGTAACTTTGCTGGCAGGTTGCCAGCTTCCGACGAGAGAATGATGGGTGCACCTTGCATCGTCATAGACTGGCGCATATAGGGAGCGAAGCCATCGTCTGATGACTTTAGGTCGAGCTGGGGTAGCCCAGCTGGGTGTCCCTCTGGAACGCCCAAGCTGCCCTCGAGGTGTAATAATGGTGGGTGTGCTATGCTTCCAGAGTGCATAGAAGATACTTCACTCTCGCTATTGTCTTCCTTCACGGAGTAAATGAGGGCAAACGGTACGTCCAAGTCGTTGAACTCCAGTCCATCCCTGACCCGCGGCCAGAAGCTTCTGACGTCCTTGGCAGCAGCTGTCTTCTCGCCCACCTCTCGCAAAGTCAACATCCGGCGTTCGTTGACCTTGCGGCGGGTATTTTCGAAAGCCGGATTGTAGAGTCCGACCACCTGGCCATCAGAACCCAGTAATGGGATGATTGACCATGAAAAAAACGT
The DNA window shown above is from Colletotrichum lupini chromosome 7, complete sequence and carries:
- a CDS encoding hsp90-like protein; the protein is MPQGDDRFPQSTIRLLAPPLPSTHRPYHAPGNITATPTTATNPTTRTTTARPTTADPFATVSTNAAAKPEASTAAVSSSSSNTNVNHKRSGSQPQSSNPRYHPASPISTTLSPGGSWTTPDISRYGLTYSDTTCDPSFDAASKTLLTPRSDPTSPTIRSFTESTHLSRPSTSNGKRLSDDENAHERPNPSPLKKARTRLGPPGHIKLPKQPTASVILARHNQGVVSPLFFSSNNKRQMPPRPAALPPSDAAAVLLARLREDQDRVHTVRLPRGTVHAQTSARSGSTPGSSSLSSADATLTSSKSPNSQHLPQGLQILRGVGVIELLEQDERPTFIIDLANPVNAQRTGLHLLYANAALRASVGVLELLSVEGDDVMKNPDYINFKTWATSFVLNHESLDVCLPSHSYGGITWTCSTLRKRFRFVSGNASAVSVPADSPPLADESAVLEQRSRGPTPNQPSIVPMDDEPDYFGDMEGEPHELDDTPIVVDDCVMIDSGEKYHTDEFTQQVFQAAMMRPSFDWTRIQTTPDLSEHILFCRNTDWASTSLGPLEHWSSELRAMANMVMGSPHPAAMYWGRDNVAIYNEAYIELAGQKHPQLMGMRYQDAWKEIWSDIEPLFNNAWTNGQSIMKNDNQLFILRHGFLEETFFSWSIIPLLGSDGQVVGLYNPAFENTRRKVNERRMLTLREVGEKTAAAKDVRSFWPRVRDGLEFNDLDVPFALIYSVKEDNSESEVSSMHSGSIAHPPLLHLEGSLGVPEGHPAGLPQLDLKSSDDGFAPYMRQSMTMQGAPIILSSEAGNLPAKLLEGLEWRGFGDPSRTIVILPVHPTTAGESVVGFIVLGTNPRRPYDEDYQLFIHLLSRQLATSMASVVLFEEEIRRGQRAARLAAMDRQELQMELYLRTQEAVESEYKFSRMAEFAPVGMFIANDKGLINFANDMWWQISRHPRTEDSVNTWMQSVRDEDRSGVELAWRKLIEDKEAITIEFRFKCSRQNGMNTIDTWVLMSAFPEQNQEGDLKSIFGCITDISPQKWAEDFQKQRREEAVELKRQQENFIDITSHEMRNPLSAVLQCADEIVNSITEYRAQPQDPTQLDTLLESCTEAASTINLCASHQKRIVDDVLTLSKLDSQLLLVTPVDSHPVTIVKHVIKMFESELNTHEIKLDFSVDKAYSTHAVDWVKLDPSRLRQVLINLMTNAIKFTQGREKREITMKMSASKNITEVTQKGVSFFPTRKEKEDVRALTQEKDWGTGEEINLHFSVQDTGPGLREDEKKLLFQRFSQASPRTHVQYGGSGLGLFISRMLAELQGGQIGVVSEKGIGSTFAFYVKCRKTESPSLESPSLSALNLAQPVKSEPTSAPSTPPLTTLPRRASIKKPVAPATPLYDVLIVEDNIVNQRVLRKQLTSCGNTTYVANHGGEALEQLKKSRFWAGNEAEGFDLSVILMDLEMPVMDGITCTKRIRELEREGTLTRHIPIIAVTAYARPEQIESAKAAGIDDVISKPFRIPDLLPKVKELVTMYNAPPPTEAAPLA